In Triticum urartu cultivar G1812 chromosome 6, Tu2.1, whole genome shotgun sequence, the following proteins share a genomic window:
- the LOC125517572 gene encoding nuclear/nucleolar GTPase 2, translating into MGKKKERSVNVSGKPRHSLDVNRPNDKKGAGGGGGAAGGSRSAATVRRLKMYKLRPMRDRGGKIVKHDLQSKELPNTRIEPDRRWFGNTRVINQKELEYFRQELQARLTNNYSVLLKSKQLPLSLLQDHQKQARAHLLDTEPFEHAFGPKGKRKRPKLSSLDYESLIKKADDSQDAFEEKHASSKLPKDEEEDGLRDLVRHNMFEKGQSKRIWGELYKVLDSSDVVVQVLDARDPMGTRCYHLEKHLKENAKHKHLVFLLNKCDLIPAWATKGWLRTLSRDYPTLAFHASINKSFGKGSLLSVLRQFARLRSDKQAISVGFVGYPNVGKSSVINTLRSKTVCKVAPIPGETKVWQYITMTKRIFLIDCPGVVYQNNDTETDVVLKGVVRVTNLDDASEHIGEVLRRVKKEHLQRAYKIQDWADDNDFLVQLSKMSGKLLKGGEPDLTTAAKMVLHDWQRGKIPFFVPPPQQNEDGPCKITEPVEGSGEEVVSSDRAAAAMKAIAGIISSQQTMNVPCQKELGRNGEDSELPEQSDLLVKD; encoded by the exons ATGGGGAAGAAGAAGGAGCGGTCAGTGAATGTGTCGGGCAAGCCCCGTCACTCTCTCGACGTCAACCGCCCCAATGACAAGAAGggtgctggcggcggcggcggcgccgccggCGGGAGCCGGTCCGCGGCCACGGTGCGGCGGCTCAAGATGTACAAACTAAGGCCCATGAGGGACCGCGGTGGGAAGATCGTCAAGCACGACCTCCAGTCCAAGGAGCTCCCCAACACCCGCATCGAGCCTGACCGCCGGTGGTTTG GAAATACACGAGTTATCAATCAGAAAGAACTTGAATATTTCAGGCAAGAACTCCAGGCACGGCTTACAAATAACTACAGTGTGTTACTGAAATCTAAACAGCTGCCACTATCGCTTCTGCAGGATCATCAGAAG CAAGCTCGTGCACATCTTCTTGACACTGAGCCTTTTGAGCATGCCTTTGGACCAAAGGGCAAGCGTAAACGACCAAAACTATCCAGTCTTGATTATGAATCTCTTATAAAGAAAGCTGATGATTCTCAAG ATGCGTTTGAGGAAAAACATGCTTCATCAAAGTTGCCGAAGGATGAAGAGGAAGATGGCTTAAGGGATCTAGTCAGGCATAATATGTTTGAGAAGGGACAAAGCAAAAGAATTTGGGGTGAACTTTATAAAGTTCTTGACTCTTCAGATGTTGTTGTGCAG GTGTTGGATGCCAGGGATCCAATGGGCACGAGATGCTACCATCTGGAGAAACATCTGAAGGAGAATGCCAAGCACAAACACCTGGTATTCTTACTAAATAAG TGTGATCTAATACCTGCTTGGGCAACAAAAGGGTGGTTGCGTACTCTGTCCAGGGACTATCCCACCCTAGCATTCCATGCGAGCATCAACAAGTCTTTTGGAAAA GGATCTCTTCTTTCAGTATTAAGGCAGTTTGCCCGTTTGAGGAGTGACAAGCAAGCCATATCTGTTGGATTTGTTGGATATCCCAACGTTGGGAAGTCCTCAGTTATCAACACATTACGCTCCAAGACT GTTTGCAAGGTAGCTCCGATTCCTGGAGAGACTAAGGTGTGGCAATACATCACCATGACTAAAAGAATCTTCTTAATTGATTGCCCTGGGGTTGTGTACCAAAACAATGATACAGAGACTGATGTAGTTCTTAAGGGTGTG GTACGGGTGACAAATTTGGATGATGCTTCTGAGCACATTGGGGAAGTTCTAAGGCGTGTAAAGAAGGAGCATCTACAAAGAGCTTACAAAATACAAGACtg GGCTGATGATAATGATTTTCTCGTCCAGCTGAGCAAGATGAGTGGAAAGCTACTCAAG GGTGGGGAACCTGATCTGACAACAGCAGCCAAGATGGTACTTCATGACTGGCAGAGGGGCAAGATACCCTTTTTTGTGCCTCCGCCACAGCAGAATGAAGATGGTCCTTGTAAGATTACTGAACCTGTGGAGGGATCTGGTGAGGAAGTGGTCAGCAGTGACCGGGCTGCTGCTGCCATGAAAGCCATTGCGGGAATTATCTCTTCGCAGCAAACGATGAATGTCCCCTGCCAGAAGGAACTTGGCAGAAATGGCGAAGACAGTGAACTCCCGGAGCAATCAGACCTTTTGGTAAAAGACTGA